In one window of Prevotella sp. E13-17 DNA:
- a CDS encoding glycosyltransferase family A protein — translation MHSEQSHTPQHISPLVSFIIPTYNVPTYMIKDCLHSILSLSLRPAEREIILVDDGSQKCVIDELDDAKEDIIYIRQRNQGQSAARNMGLKMATGKYVQFVDSDDRLITPVYEHCLDLIRFKQPEMVVFDYTNKEKQQVLFKDHDERTGIDYMTNCNIHGTVCDYIFSRDIIGGVRFVEGIIHEDENFTPRLLLKAKRVVVTDAKAYLYNTRTDSTTNKRTPEAIAKRLDNKLYVIEGLRKLALQSPTDERVALSRRVAQLTMDYIYQIIIETKSRTELDTRLEALKQKQLFPLPERDYTNKYKWFRRMTNSEIGLTVLLHTLPLMSRER, via the coding sequence ATGCATTCTGAACAAAGCCATACACCGCAACATATATCGCCACTTGTAAGTTTTATCATACCGACATACAACGTGCCGACATATATGATAAAAGATTGCTTGCACAGCATCTTATCTTTATCGCTAAGACCCGCAGAACGAGAAATCATCCTGGTGGACGATGGCTCGCAAAAGTGTGTGATTGACGAACTGGACGATGCGAAGGAGGATATCATCTACATCAGACAGAGAAACCAGGGTCAGAGTGCCGCTAGAAACATGGGACTAAAAATGGCTACGGGAAAGTATGTGCAGTTTGTAGATAGCGACGACAGACTGATAACACCGGTATATGAACATTGTCTGGACCTGATAAGATTCAAACAGCCAGAGATGGTGGTGTTCGACTATACCAACAAGGAGAAGCAACAGGTGTTGTTCAAAGACCATGACGAACGGACTGGCATAGACTACATGACGAACTGTAACATCCATGGCACGGTGTGTGACTACATCTTCAGTCGCGACATCATCGGTGGGGTGAGATTCGTAGAGGGTATCATACACGAAGACGAGAACTTTACACCCAGACTGCTACTGAAGGCTAAAAGGGTGGTTGTAACAGACGCTAAGGCATACTTGTATAACACGAGGACAGACTCGACAACCAACAAGCGAACACCCGAGGCCATTGCCAAACGGCTGGACAACAAGCTGTACGTCATCGAGGGACTGCGCAAACTGGCTCTACAGTCGCCTACCGACGAACGGGTGGCACTGAGCAGGCGCGTGGCACAGCTGACAATGGACTATATCTATCAGATCATCATAGAGACGAAGAGCAGGACGGAGCTCGACACGCGCCTGGAAGCACTGAAGCAAAAGCAGCTCTTCCCCCTACCCGAGCGCGACTATACCAATAAATATAAGTGGTTCCGCAGAATGACGAACTCGGAGATAGGACTGACGGTCTTGTTGCACACACTACCCTTGATGAGTCGGGAGCGATGA
- the hisS gene encoding histidine--tRNA ligase, with product MANKPSIPKGTRDFGPVEMAKRNYIFNTIRSVYELYGFQQIETPAQETLQTLMGKYGEEGDKLLFKILNSGDYLVKIDDAELQERNTLRLASKICEKGLRYDLTVPFARYVVMHREELQLPFKRYQMQPVWRADRPQKGRYREFYQFDGDVVGSDSLLNEVELMQIEDEVFTRLGVRVQIKINNRKILTGIAEVIGAADKIVDITVAIDKLDKIGVDGVNAELRQDGLTEDQIAKLQPIIALEGTNEEKLAVIANVLKDSEVGQKGIEETKFILGTLSTLGTLRNEIQLDLTLARGLSYYTGAIFEVKALDTPMGSISGGGRYDNLTGIFGMPGLSGVGISFGVDRIYDVLNALDLYPKDSLQTSRLLFINFGERETAYCLPIISKVRARGIRTELYPDAAKMKKQMSYANAKQIPFVALAGESEIEQGKVTLKNMETGEQLCLDVDELINKVL from the coding sequence ATGGCAAATAAACCAAGTATTCCCAAAGGAACACGCGACTTCGGCCCTGTAGAAATGGCCAAGCGTAATTATATATTTAATACAATCCGTAGTGTCTATGAACTCTACGGATTTCAACAGATCGAGACCCCTGCTCAAGAAACCCTTCAGACGTTGATGGGCAAATATGGCGAAGAGGGAGATAAACTGCTGTTCAAGATACTGAATAGTGGCGATTATCTGGTAAAGATTGATGATGCCGAACTGCAAGAACGTAATACGTTGCGTTTGGCTTCAAAGATTTGTGAGAAAGGACTGCGCTATGACTTGACAGTACCTTTCGCTCGTTATGTCGTGATGCATCGCGAAGAGCTGCAGTTGCCCTTCAAGCGCTATCAGATGCAACCCGTATGGCGTGCCGACCGTCCTCAGAAAGGACGCTATCGTGAATTCTATCAGTTTGATGGCGATGTGGTTGGTTCTGATTCGCTGCTTAACGAAGTTGAACTGATGCAGATCGAAGACGAGGTCTTCACACGCTTGGGCGTACGCGTACAAATTAAAATTAATAACCGCAAGATACTGACAGGTATTGCTGAGGTTATCGGTGCAGCCGATAAGATTGTCGATATCACTGTTGCAATCGACAAACTTGACAAGATTGGCGTCGATGGCGTGAATGCCGAACTGCGTCAAGATGGTCTCACAGAAGACCAGATAGCCAAACTTCAGCCCATTATTGCCCTCGAAGGAACTAACGAAGAGAAGCTCGCTGTCATTGCCAACGTACTGAAAGACAGTGAGGTGGGGCAGAAGGGTATCGAGGAAACCAAGTTCATTCTTGGCACTCTGAGCACCCTGGGCACCCTGAGAAACGAGATTCAGCTTGACCTGACCTTGGCTCGTGGCTTGAGCTATTACACTGGAGCCATTTTCGAGGTGAAGGCGCTCGATACACCCATGGGAAGTATCTCTGGTGGTGGTCGTTACGACAACCTAACGGGTATCTTCGGTATGCCTGGCCTCTCGGGCGTAGGTATCTCTTTTGGTGTTGACCGTATTTATGACGTGCTCAATGCCCTCGATCTTTATCCCAAGGACTCGCTTCAAACCTCTCGTCTGCTCTTTATCAACTTCGGAGAGCGCGAGACGGCCTATTGCCTGCCAATCATCTCGAAGGTCCGTGCTCGCGGCATCCGTACCGAGCTGTACCCCGATGCCGCAAAGATGAAAAAACAGATGTCGTATGCTAATGCCAAGCAGATTCCTTTTGTGGCCTTGGCTGGCGAAAGCGAAATCGAACAAGGTAAGGTAACCCTCAAAAATATGGAGACAGGCGAGCAGTTATGTCTTGATGTTGATGAGTTGATAAACAAGGTGTTATAA
- the rpmB gene encoding 50S ribosomal protein L28, translated as MSKICQITGKKAQIGNNVSHSKHRTKRSFDVNLFSKKFYYVEENCWIQLKISAAGLRMINKVGLDAALKQAVANGFVDWKDIKVIGD; from the coding sequence ATGTCTAAGATTTGTCAAATCACAGGAAAGAAGGCACAGATCGGTAATAACGTGTCTCACTCAAAGCATCGCACTAAGAGAAGCTTTGATGTAAACCTGTTCAGCAAGAAGTTCTACTACGTAGAGGAGAATTGCTGGATTCAGTTGAAGATCAGCGCTGCTGGCCTTCGTATGATTAATAAAGTAGGTCTTGACGCCGCTTTGAAGCAGGCTGTTGCCAATGGCTTCGTGGATTGGAAAGACATTAAAGTAATAGGAGACTAA
- a CDS encoding CinA family protein, giving the protein MDFEGKIISRDVSQLLWEMEKTVGTAESCTGGRIAETIMGVPGASKYFKGGIICYVNEVKENLLGVSHELMEEKTAVCEEVAVEMVKGACQTLNVDYAVAATGLAGPGGGSKEIPVGTIWLAVGNAERTITTKILEDHGRDINIAIATNTAMQMLRDFLIEENKEVEAAES; this is encoded by the coding sequence ATGGATTTTGAAGGAAAGATTATCAGTCGCGACGTTAGTCAGTTGCTGTGGGAAATGGAGAAAACCGTAGGTACAGCCGAGAGCTGCACAGGCGGACGTATCGCTGAAACTATCATGGGCGTTCCTGGCGCTTCCAAATATTTCAAAGGTGGCATCATCTGCTATGTTAACGAGGTCAAGGAGAATCTTCTTGGCGTCTCTCATGAACTCATGGAAGAGAAAACTGCCGTTTGCGAAGAGGTGGCTGTTGAGATGGTAAAAGGCGCTTGTCAGACGTTGAATGTTGACTATGCTGTGGCTGCAACAGGACTGGCAGGTCCTGGCGGAGGGTCTAAGGAAATCCCCGTTGGAACAATTTGGCTCGCAGTGGGAAATGCAGAAAGAACCATCACGACCAAAATATTGGAAGACCACGGACGCGACATCAATATTGCCATCGCCACTAACACCGCCATGCAGATGCTTCGTGATTTCCTGATTGAGGAAAATAAAGAGGTTGAAGCAGCTGAGAGTTAA
- a CDS encoding adenylosuccinate synthase encodes MNTGKVDVLLGLQWGDEGKGKVVDVLTPKYDVVARFQGGPNAGHTLEFNGEKYVLRSIPSGIFQGGKVNIIGNGVVLAPDLFMDEAKALEASGHPLRQRLHISKKAHLIMPTHRVLDAAYEAQKGKNKVGTTGKGIGPTYTDKVSRTGLRVGDILENFEEKYAVAKARHEAILKSLNFEYDITEVEKKWMEGVEYLRQFPIVDSEHELNKLLADGKSVLCEGAQGTMLDVDFGSYPFVTSSNTICAGACTGLGIGPNKIGEVFGIMKAYCTRVGAGPFPTELFDETGKKIRDLGHEYGAVTGRERRCGWIDLVALRYSIMVNGVTQLIMMKSDVLDGFDTIKACTAYKVNGQLTRDFPYNIEEGIEPVYQEMPGWKTDMTRFTDESQFPKEFNDYIDFLEKQLETPITIISIGPDREQTIIRNGK; translated from the coding sequence ATGAACACAGGTAAGGTAGATGTCCTGCTGGGTTTGCAGTGGGGCGACGAAGGTAAAGGAAAGGTAGTTGATGTGCTCACTCCCAAGTATGATGTGGTAGCCCGTTTTCAGGGTGGCCCCAATGCTGGTCATACCCTCGAATTTAATGGTGAAAAGTATGTTCTGCGCTCTATTCCTTCAGGTATTTTCCAGGGTGGCAAGGTGAATATTATTGGTAATGGTGTCGTTTTGGCTCCAGATCTCTTTATGGACGAGGCTAAAGCTCTCGAAGCAAGTGGTCATCCACTTCGTCAGCGTCTTCATATCTCGAAGAAGGCCCATCTGATTATGCCAACCCATCGTGTTCTTGATGCTGCCTATGAGGCACAAAAAGGAAAAAACAAGGTTGGAACAACGGGCAAGGGTATTGGTCCGACCTATACAGATAAAGTCAGCCGTACGGGGCTTCGTGTAGGCGATATTCTGGAGAATTTCGAGGAGAAGTATGCAGTAGCAAAGGCTCGCCATGAAGCAATTCTGAAGTCGCTTAACTTTGAGTATGACATAACCGAGGTGGAAAAGAAGTGGATGGAGGGTGTTGAGTACCTGCGTCAGTTCCCCATCGTAGATTCAGAACATGAGCTCAACAAGTTGTTGGCAGATGGCAAGAGCGTGCTTTGTGAAGGCGCTCAGGGTACGATGCTTGATGTGGACTTTGGTTCTTATCCTTTCGTCACCTCTTCGAATACCATTTGTGCAGGTGCATGTACAGGTCTTGGCATTGGCCCCAACAAGATTGGTGAGGTGTTTGGCATCATGAAGGCCTACTGCACACGTGTTGGCGCAGGTCCTTTCCCCACAGAACTCTTCGACGAGACCGGAAAGAAAATTCGCGATTTGGGCCATGAGTATGGAGCCGTGACAGGTCGTGAGCGCCGTTGTGGATGGATTGATTTGGTGGCTCTGCGCTATTCTATCATGGTCAATGGCGTCACTCAGCTTATCATGATGAAGAGCGACGTGCTCGATGGCTTCGATACCATCAAAGCCTGTACCGCCTATAAGGTGAACGGACAGTTGACACGCGATTTCCCCTATAATATAGAAGAAGGCATTGAGCCCGTTTATCAGGAGATGCCAGGATGGAAGACCGATATGACTCGTTTTACTGATGAAAGTCAGTTCCCCAAGGAATTCAACGACTATATCGATTTCCTCGAGAAGCAGCTGGAAACACCAATAACCATCATTAGTATTGGTCCAGATCGTGAACAAACAATCATAAGAAATGGCAAATAA
- a CDS encoding DUF4295 domain-containing protein has product MAKKTVATLHEGSKDGRAYSKVIKMVRSPKTGAYIFDEQMVPNEDVKDFFKN; this is encoded by the coding sequence ATGGCAAAGAAAACCGTCGCTACCCTCCACGAAGGCTCAAAGGATGGTCGCGCTTACTCAAAGGTTATCAAGATGGTTCGCAGCCCAAAGACGGGTGCGTACATCTTCGATGAGCAGATGGTTCCCAACGAAGACGTTAAGGACTTCTTCAAGAACTAA
- the tsaD gene encoding tRNA (adenosine(37)-N6)-threonylcarbamoyltransferase complex transferase subunit TsaD, whose amino-acid sequence MEEKDIYILGIESSCDDTSAAVLKNGILLSNVTASQAVHEAYGGVVPELASRAHQQNVVPVVDQAIKRAGITKEQLTAVAFTRGPGLMGSLLVGVSFAKGFARSLGIPLIDVNHLQGHVMAHFIREADDDHAQPPLPFLCLLVSGGNSQIVKVNAYNDMEVLGQTIDDAAGEAIDKCSKVMGLGYPGGPIIDRLARQGNPKAYQFSEPHIPGLDYSFSGLKTSFLYNLRKWVEDDPDFVEHHKEDLAASLEWTIVDILMKKLRMAVKQTGIKHVAVAGGVSANNGLRNAFYDHAKRFGWTVYIPKFSYTTDNAAMIGIVGHYKYLDGEFCSIDAPTFSKVTFK is encoded by the coding sequence ATGGAAGAAAAAGATATTTATATATTAGGAATAGAAAGTTCCTGCGACGACACTTCAGCCGCAGTTCTGAAGAATGGCATCTTGCTGTCTAATGTGACTGCCTCGCAGGCTGTTCATGAAGCCTATGGTGGCGTGGTGCCTGAATTGGCTTCAAGAGCACATCAGCAAAATGTCGTGCCAGTTGTAGATCAGGCCATCAAGCGGGCTGGTATTACCAAAGAACAACTCACAGCTGTCGCTTTTACACGCGGTCCCGGTTTGATGGGCTCGTTGCTGGTCGGTGTCAGCTTTGCCAAGGGATTTGCACGTTCGCTGGGCATTCCTCTTATAGATGTCAATCATCTTCAAGGGCATGTGATGGCGCATTTCATCCGCGAAGCAGATGATGATCATGCACAGCCTCCACTTCCGTTCCTTTGTTTGCTTGTTAGTGGTGGTAACTCTCAGATAGTGAAGGTGAATGCCTACAATGATATGGAAGTCTTGGGACAAACCATCGATGACGCTGCAGGCGAAGCTATTGACAAATGTTCGAAGGTGATGGGACTGGGCTATCCGGGTGGACCAATCATCGACCGCTTGGCGCGTCAAGGCAATCCCAAAGCCTACCAGTTCTCCGAACCACATATCCCCGGTTTGGATTATAGCTTCTCGGGTCTAAAGACCTCTTTCCTTTACAATCTCCGTAAATGGGTAGAGGACGATCCTGATTTTGTGGAACATCATAAGGAAGACTTGGCTGCTTCTCTTGAGTGGACTATTGTGGATATCCTCATGAAGAAGCTACGCATGGCAGTGAAACAGACTGGTATTAAGCATGTTGCAGTTGCAGGTGGCGTAAGCGCAAATAATGGATTGCGCAATGCTTTCTACGATCATGCCAAGCGTTTTGGCTGGACAGTCTATATCCCCAAGTTCAGCTATACCACCGATAATGCTGCCATGATAGGCATCGTTGGACATTATAAATATCTGGACGGAGAGTTCTGCTCTATTGATGCGCCAACCTTTAGCAAAGTTACTTTTAAGTGA
- a CDS encoding Fur family transcriptional regulator, with amino-acid sequence MKATEKKDSVRLAVERILTNYLEMNNHRKTPERFAILEAVYSFKGHFTLDELGQKLNDVYRFPVSRATLYNTINLFLELRLVVRHSFQGATKYEACYADDSHCHQVCTVCGKVTEVRAPEISMAIDQLKLKRFHKDGYTLYIYGICSTCQAALTRKRKSMNVKH; translated from the coding sequence ATGAAAGCAACAGAAAAGAAGGACAGTGTGCGATTGGCTGTAGAGCGCATACTGACTAATTATTTGGAGATGAATAATCATCGCAAGACGCCCGAACGCTTTGCGATATTGGAGGCAGTCTATAGTTTCAAAGGGCACTTCACACTCGATGAACTAGGCCAAAAGTTAAACGATGTTTATAGGTTTCCCGTTAGCCGTGCCACCCTCTACAACACCATCAATCTCTTTTTGGAATTGCGACTCGTGGTGCGTCACAGTTTTCAGGGCGCTACAAAGTATGAAGCATGTTATGCGGATGATAGCCATTGCCATCAGGTATGTACCGTTTGTGGAAAGGTGACCGAGGTTCGCGCTCCAGAGATATCAATGGCCATTGATCAGTTGAAATTAAAGCGATTCCATAAAGATGGTTATACGCTATATATATATGGCATCTGCTCTACTTGTCAGGCTGCTCTGACCAGAAAACGTAAAAGCATGAATGTTAAACATTAA
- a CDS encoding glycosyltransferase family 1 protein, whose translation MRILLLGEYSNVHATLAEGLRTLGHQVTVASNGDFWKNYPRDIDLARKEGKLGGLALMAKIYALLPTWRNYDVVQLINPMFVELKAERIFPIYRYLRRHNKKMVLCAMGMDYYWVHESTYNKPMRYSDFNIGDQVRTEPHVIKDQQDWLGTAKEQLNKLIAEDCDNIVSGLYDDHICYQPYFSHKLTYIPLPIKMPSNEQSRLSSDKAYGQQTVPASDNAPEQERVSLSGNPEYHTKLKVFIGISKGRSAYKGTDIMLKAAEDLLRKHPDKMELRKAEGVPFAEYQHMMDGSDAILDQLYSYTPSMNPLLAMSKGIICIGGGEPENYEIINEHELHPIINVQPTYESVYNELEQLILNPSRIPMLKRQSIEYVKRHHDYLKVAKQYEQIYRQ comes from the coding sequence ATGAGAATACTTCTGCTTGGAGAATATAGTAATGTGCATGCCACACTGGCTGAGGGGCTGAGGACATTGGGACACCAGGTCACGGTGGCTTCGAATGGTGACTTCTGGAAGAACTACCCACGCGACATCGACCTGGCAAGAAAGGAAGGAAAGTTGGGTGGCTTAGCCCTAATGGCTAAGATCTACGCACTACTGCCAACATGGCGCAATTATGACGTGGTGCAACTCATCAACCCGATGTTCGTGGAACTGAAGGCAGAACGTATCTTCCCCATATACCGTTACCTGCGTAGGCACAACAAGAAAATGGTGCTGTGTGCTATGGGCATGGACTACTATTGGGTGCATGAGAGCACGTACAACAAACCGATGCGCTACAGTGACTTCAACATCGGTGACCAGGTACGCACCGAACCTCACGTGATAAAGGACCAGCAAGACTGGTTGGGCACAGCTAAGGAGCAACTCAACAAGTTGATTGCCGAGGATTGCGACAACATCGTGTCGGGGCTCTACGACGATCACATCTGCTACCAGCCGTATTTCAGCCATAAACTGACTTACATTCCGCTGCCTATCAAAATGCCATCGAACGAACAGTCGAGGCTTTCATCTGACAAGGCTTATGGTCAACAGACAGTGCCTGCATCTGACAATGCCCCAGAACAAGAACGTGTTTCCTTGTCTGGCAACCCAGAATATCACACGAAACTTAAAGTTTTCATTGGCATCAGCAAAGGGCGTAGCGCCTATAAGGGAACGGACATCATGCTGAAAGCTGCAGAGGACTTGCTGCGCAAACACCCCGACAAAATGGAATTGAGAAAGGCAGAAGGTGTTCCCTTTGCAGAATACCAGCACATGATGGATGGCAGCGATGCTATCTTGGATCAGCTTTACAGCTACACGCCATCCATGAACCCGCTACTGGCCATGTCAAAAGGTATCATCTGCATTGGTGGTGGCGAACCCGAAAACTACGAGATTATCAACGAGCACGAGTTGCACCCCATCATTAACGTACAGCCGACCTACGAGAGCGTCTATAACGAGTTAGAACAACTGATACTCAACCCCTCGCGCATCCCTATGCTGAAAAGACAAAGCATAGAATACGTGAAGCGGCACCACGACTACCTAAAGGTGGCGAAACAATACGAACAAATCTATCGCCAATAG
- the rpmG gene encoding 50S ribosomal protein L33: protein MASKKAKGNRVQVVLECTEMKSSGLPGTSRYITTKNRKNTPERMELMKYNPILKKMTLHKEIK, encoded by the coding sequence ATGGCAAGCAAGAAAGCAAAGGGCAACCGCGTCCAGGTAGTTCTGGAGTGCACCGAGATGAAAAGCAGCGGTCTTCCTGGCACCAGCCGTTACATTACGACCAAGAATCGTAAGAATACGCCTGAGCGCATGGAGCTGATGAAGTATAACCCCATCCTGAAGAAGATGACTCTTCATAAGGAGATTAAGTAA
- the nqrF gene encoding NADH:ubiquinone reductase (Na(+)-transporting) subunit F has translation MFILNSIIVFLVTIIAIVIILLVAKKYLSPSGNVNIEINGERTINVAQGNNLMATLNENGIFLPSACGGKASCGQCKVQVLEGGGEILDSEKPHFTRKEIKDHWRLGCQCKVKGDLKIHVDESILGVKEYECTVISNKNVATFIKEFKVQLPAGAHMDFLPGSYAQIKIPAFDCIDYDKDIDKSLIGDEYLPAWEKFGLFPLKCKNPEPTIRAYSMANYPAEGDVFMLTVRIATPPFKADRSGFMEVNPGIASSYIFSLKPGDKVIMSGPFGDFHPHFDSKKEMIWVGGGAGMAPLRAQIMHMTKTLHTTDREMHYFYGARALNEVFYLDDFLSLEKEYPNFHFHLALDRPDPAADAAGVKYTPGFVHNVMFETYLKNHEAPEDIEYYMCGPGPMSKAVVGMLDSLGVDPESIMYDNFGG, from the coding sequence ATGTTTATTTTAAATAGCATTATCGTGTTTCTGGTGACGATCATTGCCATCGTCATCATCCTGCTCGTTGCGAAGAAATATCTGTCTCCCTCGGGCAATGTGAATATTGAGATTAATGGCGAGCGCACCATCAATGTGGCTCAAGGCAACAACCTGATGGCTACACTCAATGAGAATGGCATCTTCCTGCCTTCTGCCTGTGGTGGTAAGGCATCGTGTGGTCAGTGTAAGGTTCAGGTTCTTGAGGGTGGTGGCGAGATTCTCGACTCAGAAAAGCCTCACTTCACGCGTAAAGAAATCAAGGACCACTGGCGTCTTGGATGTCAGTGTAAGGTGAAGGGTGACCTGAAGATACATGTCGATGAGAGTATCCTGGGTGTAAAGGAGTATGAGTGTACCGTTATTTCTAACAAGAATGTGGCCACTTTTATCAAAGAGTTCAAGGTACAGCTGCCAGCTGGCGCGCACATGGACTTCCTGCCAGGTTCTTATGCGCAGATCAAGATTCCTGCATTCGACTGCATTGACTATGACAAGGACATCGACAAGAGTTTGATTGGCGATGAGTATCTGCCCGCATGGGAGAAGTTCGGATTGTTCCCACTGAAGTGTAAAAACCCCGAACCCACCATCCGTGCATACTCAATGGCTAACTATCCTGCCGAGGGCGATGTGTTCATGTTGACCGTTCGTATTGCCACACCTCCTTTCAAGGCCGATCGTTCTGGCTTTATGGAGGTCAATCCTGGTATCGCTTCAAGCTACATCTTCTCGCTGAAACCTGGCGACAAGGTGATTATGAGCGGTCCTTTCGGCGACTTCCATCCACATTTCGACTCGAAGAAAGAAATGATTTGGGTAGGTGGTGGTGCAGGTATGGCTCCTCTGCGCGCTCAGATTATGCACATGACCAAGACACTTCACACTACCGATCGCGAGATGCACTACTTCTATGGCGCACGAGCACTGAACGAGGTGTTCTATCTCGACGACTTCCTGAGTCTGGAGAAGGAGTATCCCAACTTCCACTTCCATTTGGCACTGGACCGTCCAGACCCCGCAGCCGATGCAGCTGGCGTGAAGTACACCCCAGGTTTCGTTCACAATGTGATGTTCGAAACCTACCTGAAAAACCACGAGGCACCCGAGGATATCGAGTACTACATGTGCGGCCCTGGCCCCATGTCGAAGGCTGTTGTAGGCATGCTCGACTCACTGGGCGTAGATCCCGAGAGCATCATGTATGACAACTTCGGTGGTTAA
- the map gene encoding type I methionyl aminopeptidase, whose amino-acid sequence MQKKRRWHCLSGQEPTELDKQVMYWENKGKLVPTRDLIKTPEQIEGIRKAGVVNTGVLDAVAAQIHAGMSTLEIDQICRKYCEEHGGIPACLNYEGFPMSVCTSINEVVCHGIPKEEDILEEGDIINVDFTTILDGYYADASRMFIIGKTTPEKEQLVRVAKECLEIGMEAAKPYSFVGDIGHAIEKHCKKYGYGIVRDLAGHGVGLQFHEEPDINHYGHRGTGMLLVPGMVFTIEPMINMGTWRVFIDADDPYGWEVITEDEKPSAQWEHTLVMTEHGVEILTY is encoded by the coding sequence ATGCAAAAGAAGCGCAGATGGCATTGTCTGTCGGGACAAGAACCTACAGAACTCGATAAGCAGGTCATGTATTGGGAGAACAAAGGCAAACTCGTTCCTACACGTGATTTGATTAAAACGCCAGAACAAATAGAAGGTATCAGAAAGGCGGGTGTTGTGAATACGGGTGTGCTCGATGCCGTAGCAGCCCAAATTCATGCTGGTATGAGCACGCTGGAGATAGACCAGATTTGTCGTAAGTATTGCGAGGAGCATGGCGGCATTCCTGCTTGCCTTAACTATGAAGGCTTCCCAATGAGTGTCTGCACCAGCATCAACGAAGTGGTGTGTCATGGTATTCCTAAAGAAGAGGATATCCTTGAAGAGGGTGATATCATCAATGTTGACTTTACCACCATTCTTGATGGTTATTATGCTGACGCATCACGTATGTTTATCATCGGTAAGACAACACCGGAGAAAGAACAGTTGGTGCGCGTTGCTAAAGAGTGTTTGGAAATAGGCATGGAGGCAGCTAAGCCATATAGTTTTGTTGGCGACATAGGTCATGCCATTGAGAAGCATTGCAAAAAATATGGTTATGGAATTGTCCGTGATTTGGCTGGCCATGGTGTGGGACTCCAGTTTCATGAAGAGCCCGATATCAATCACTATGGACATCGTGGTACGGGCATGCTGCTTGTTCCTGGTATGGTGTTCACGATCGAACCCATGATCAACATGGGCACTTGGCGTGTGTTTATCGATGCCGACGATCCATACGGATGGGAAGTTATTACAGAAGACGAGAAACCTTCTGCCCAGTGGGAACATACACTTGTCATGACAGAACATGGAGTAGAAATACTAACTTACTAA